From uncultured Desulfobacter sp.:
GAATTGAGAATGGCCGGTGCCCTTCCCCGGGCCAATGCCGTTAAATATGTTCATGAGAAATTCGGGGTCAACTCTTTAGCCACCATCTGTGCCATTGACAGGGCAGCACTCCCCACCATGTGTGAATACTGGGTGCCTGAAGTCGATGTCATCGGCGTTCACGAACTTGTGGGCAATGCGTTGATTCTGCCGGGTGAAAAGGAAAGAACCGAGGACCTGAGAATGGAACCCCTGCCCGGGGTAGAGGAGGAATAAGATGAGTAAAAATATGATTATGGCAGGACTTGTGGTATTTGTGCTCGCCGTTCTTTCTCCGTTTTGGTTTAATTTGATCACAAGCACACAGGCCGCGCCTAAACCGGAATTGCTGGGAAAAGCAGCAACAGTCAAGAAATGTGTTCTGGACAAATATGAAATGCGGGCAGAGCATATGTACTTGCTGGATGTGTGGCGGGATTCTGTTGTGCGCACCGGCGACCGCAAATACACCGGCACCAACGGCGAAACCTTTAATATGAGCCTGTCCACAGGTGAAAACTCCTGCCTGGGCTGCCATGAAGACAAAGCGAAATTCTGTGACAGCTGCCACGACTATGCCTCTGTGAGCCCCTATTGCTGGGAATGTCACACCAACCCCAAGGAGATTAAATGATGATAAAGAGCAGAAGAAGCTTTCTTAAAGTAGCGGGTATTGCTGCCATCGGAATGGGTGCTGCTCCGGTAATGAATCTTGCCGCATCAGAATCCCACGGCAGCGCCCAACCGAAAACGGAGAAAAATGAAGAGGCCCTGCATGCCAAACGCTGGGGTATGCTCATTGACACCTCCAAGCTGAACGAAGACGTTGTTGAAGCGATCAAAGAAGCCTGTCATAAGTCCCATAACGTACCGGATTTCACCATTGAGCCGGACGCAGAGAAATTTTCCGGCACCCGCCCGGTCAGGGATGGACAGGAAATTAAATGGATCTGGGACGAAAATTTCCACCATGCCTTTCCGGACAAAGAAGACGAATTTTTGGCTGAAAAATTCCACGATCTTCCCTTCCTTGTGACCTGCAACCATTGTAAAAACCCGCCCTGTGTACAGGCATGCCCTACCCAGGCAACGTTTAAACGGGAAGACGGTATCGTCCTTATGGACTACCACCGCTGCATCGGCTGTCGGTTTTGCATGGCAGCCTGTCCATACGGCTCAAGAAATTTCAACTTCAGAGATCCGCGTCCCTTCATTGAAGAGACAGACCCGGATTTCCCCACCCGTACCAAGGGTGTGGTTGAAAAATGCAACCTGTGCGCCGAACGTCTGGCCAAAGGTGAGCAGCCCCATTGTGTGGAAGCAAGCGAAGGCGCCATCATCGTCGGGGACCTGGAAGATCCTGAATCAGAAATCAGACATCTTCTGGCCGAACATTATACAATCAGACGTAAACAATCCCTGGGTACCGAACCCAGTGTTTACTACATCGTTTAAGAGAGGCGACTATGCTTGAGATAGCTATTAAAGGAAGTAAAAAATATTGGTTGTGGATTGCCCTTTTGCTCGCTGTCATGGGCGCAGGCGCCATTGCCTACGCTGATCAGTTCCTGAACGGTCTGGTGATCACGGGCATGAGCCGGGACGTCTCCTGGGGATTTTACATCGCCAATTTCACCTTTCTTGTGGGTGTTGCCGCAGGTGGTGTTATGGTGGTTATCCCCTATTACCTGCATGATTATGAACGGTTCCACAGAATTACGATTTTAGGTGAATTCCTGGCGGTTGCCTGCCTGGTCATGTGCCTGCTGTTCATTGTTGTGGACTTAGGCCAACCCATCCGTATGCTGAATGTACTCTTGTACCCCACCCCCCACTCCATGCTCTTCTGGGACATGATTGTTCTCAACGGGTATCTGTTTTTGAACATTGTTGTGGGTTGGAAAGTGCTTGAAGCTGAAAGAAACCAGATAGAACCGGTGTGGTGGACAAAACCGCTTGTGTATCTCTCCATCCCCTTTGCCATCGGCATTCATACAGTAACCGCATACCTGTACTGCGGTCTGCCCGGTCGCGGGTTCTGGCTGACGGCCATCCTGGCCCCCAGATTCCTGGCATCTGCATTCGCTGCAGGTCCTGCGTTTCTGATCATCCTTTGTTACATTATCAGAAAATTCACCAAATTTGATCCAGGCTGGGAAGCCATGCAGACCTTATCAAAAATTGTCTGCTACGCCATCATTGCCAACCTGTTCTTCTTTGCTTGTGAAGCTTTTGTGGTTTACTACTCCGGCATCCCCGGTCATCTGTCCCATATGCAGTACCTGCTGTTCGGTCTGCACGGGCATAACATGATGGTGCCCTGGATGTGGAGCGCCCTGATCCTTATGGGTTTAGGCGCCGTATTCCTGCTGATTCCCAAGCTGAGAAACAATCGCGCCCTGTTGCCTGTTACCTGCGCCATGATTTTTTTCGGTGCCTGGATCGACAAGGCGCTTGGTATGATCGCCGGTGGTTTTGTTCCTTCTCCGCTGCATCACGTGAATGAATATGCCCCCACACTCCAGGAAGGGATCATTGCCATGGGTGTATACGGCGCAGGTTTTTTTGTACTGACCATCCTGTACAAACTTGCCACCACAGTTAAAGAAGAGGTTCGCGGATAGTTTAGAAACGTTTATCTGCAATATTTAGCTGATATTTTTAAGGGGGGCTTTTTTCACAAAAGCCCCCTTTATATTTAGTGTTTTAACGACTCCTTAGAGGGGCGTATGCCCACAAAGTTACCCATCTGGGCAACT
This genomic window contains:
- the dsrJ gene encoding sulfate reduction electron transfer complex DsrMKJOP subunit DsrJ, whose translation is MSKNMIMAGLVVFVLAVLSPFWFNLITSTQAAPKPELLGKAATVKKCVLDKYEMRAEHMYLLDVWRDSVVRTGDRKYTGTNGETFNMSLSTGENSCLGCHEDKAKFCDSCHDYASVSPYCWECHTNPKEIK
- a CDS encoding 4Fe-4S dicluster domain-containing protein; the protein is MMIKSRRSFLKVAGIAAIGMGAAPVMNLAASESHGSAQPKTEKNEEALHAKRWGMLIDTSKLNEDVVEAIKEACHKSHNVPDFTIEPDAEKFSGTRPVRDGQEIKWIWDENFHHAFPDKEDEFLAEKFHDLPFLVTCNHCKNPPCVQACPTQATFKREDGIVLMDYHRCIGCRFCMAACPYGSRNFNFRDPRPFIEETDPDFPTRTKGVVEKCNLCAERLAKGEQPHCVEASEGAIIVGDLEDPESEIRHLLAEHYTIRRKQSLGTEPSVYYIV
- the nrfD gene encoding NrfD/PsrC family molybdoenzyme membrane anchor subunit, which encodes MLEIAIKGSKKYWLWIALLLAVMGAGAIAYADQFLNGLVITGMSRDVSWGFYIANFTFLVGVAAGGVMVVIPYYLHDYERFHRITILGEFLAVACLVMCLLFIVVDLGQPIRMLNVLLYPTPHSMLFWDMIVLNGYLFLNIVVGWKVLEAERNQIEPVWWTKPLVYLSIPFAIGIHTVTAYLYCGLPGRGFWLTAILAPRFLASAFAAGPAFLIILCYIIRKFTKFDPGWEAMQTLSKIVCYAIIANLFFFACEAFVVYYSGIPGHLSHMQYLLFGLHGHNMMVPWMWSALILMGLGAVFLLIPKLRNNRALLPVTCAMIFFGAWIDKALGMIAGGFVPSPLHHVNEYAPTLQEGIIAMGVYGAGFFVLTILYKLATTVKEEVRG